ACGCAGTTGAGTTTAAACTGTCTCGAGTCCTGCTTGATAAAAACATACAAGGCCTTTATTGCACGAAGCAAGTTTTTGGAGCCCACAAATTTGTTACACATAAAATTTCTTGCGGACTCCCTTGTCGAGCTTTATTCTCTAGATGTTCCAAGATCATGTAGCAAGGCATTGGTATCTATCCAGCAGCTAGCCACAATATTACGGCAGTGCCTTCACACAAAGGAAAAGGTAAATGCTCTTCCAATTTTTCATCCATAAGATATGACATAGTTCataatatttttaatttacaaATTTTGCTTGAACCTGAGGTACCCATCTGTTTATTGTTTTTAACTCGTGCACGAGCAATATTGTTAGGATGGGATACAGACGATTCATTCTTTTCTGTTAAGTTCTTTTGTTTGAAATTTCGATGCTCATTTGTGTACGAAACCGGGTTTCTTTTAGGTTGCATTCTGCTAATGCCCAGGTGTTTATTGTTTTTAACTCGTGCACGAGCAATATTGTTAGGATGGGATACAGACGATTCATTCTTTTCTGTTAAGTTCTTTTGTTTGAAATTTTGATGCTCATTTGTGTACGAAACCGGGTTTCTTTTAAGTTGCATTCTGCTAACGCCCAGGTGTTTGTGTCTTCAGGAAACAATGGAGAAGATATATAGCTGGCAATACATCAATTGTGTGGATTTGTGGGTTAAGTATGTCTGCGCAAACGTTGAAGATAATGACCTTCAGTTGTTGGTGTACTTAATTGTTCAAATCATTAATGGAGTGCTTCACCTTTTTTCTGGGCCACGACACTTGCCTCTGAGAGTAAAATGCATTCAAATGCTCAATCAGCTTTCAAGTTCTTCTAGGGACTTCATCCCCGTGACATCCTTGGTGCTCGACTCGTTGGAGTACATTGGAACTGGCAAGGAAGATGCAAAATCTGCAAAACCCTTCGACATGTCATTTGCACTAAAGGTTATATGATTTAAGAGTTTGAGTTTTTAATGTTGCTTGTTGAAGTTATGGTAGGCTGATAAGATTCAGTTTCTGATGTAGGTTCCAAAGCAGTGGCTGAAATCACGTCTCTTCCAAGAAGAGTGTGTCTTATCTGTAATTGAGCTGCTTTCAGCTCACTTTGCTCAGTGGAGCTACCATATATCATTTCCTGAGCTGGCTGCTATTCCCCTAATTCGTCTGAGAAAGTTCAATGAGAAAACTACTGTTGAAAGTCTTCGACGTCCAGTGAAACGTCTAATAGATATGGTATATTTGTCTCCCCAGTTTGTCTCAGTTTAACTTTAGGGTTTAGCTTCATGACATTATTTCATTGGATAAATTTATGGTAATGCAGGTTGAGCAGAATGTTGAGTTTGTgaacaagaaaagagaagaagtcgCCTTTTCACCAAAAGATAAGGCAGCCGTAGCCTCTTTTCTTCAGGAGGTTGGGTTTCTTTATTTCGTTTTTCTTTACTTCAAATCAAGAGCTCTCAATTCTTACTCTGTGGTGTCTTGAATGCTTTTTGTGCAGATCAAAGTGGACAGCAAGCAGACTCCTTTTACTCAATACTATACTGATATCATTAAAAGAAGCCTCTCCAGAAGTTCGGTCATGCAAAGGTATATTCTAATGAATCTCATCCGCAACCATTGGTTTTAGTTTCTTCATGTTTTAAGTTCGACTCAAGTACAGTGCACATAAACCTGGAATAAGATGTGCATAGGGACTAGACATGTTTGGCATAAAACATTCGCTTTGAAGTAACCTTGAGGTTCATTTTTCTTTCTTCCTGTTTACCCTCAACTGTCTGTTTTCGACCCTAACTACTCTTGTTATACACTTACAGTAAAGCAGCacagaagaaatcaaagaaaggGAAGGCCAATGTTCCCAAAAAGGGCACACACAAGGAGAATGCGGAGAAAAGCTTGGATTCAACCCAGAGTGGGAGAACAGATGGAAGAAAAAGGAAGAAAGGAAGCGATGAGAGCAGTGAATCAACTCCAAAGAAACCAGCCGCAGAAGAAAAGTTGACAACAGTCCACCACGACAACACCACCGCTGAGGATAACGCAACAGATGTTTCAAAACAAGTAAAAGTCAGTCCAGTGGTTCAAAAGTCAAATGGGAGAAGAGATGTAAGAAAAGCGAAGAAGATGAAAACTTAAGAATGAGCAACAACATATTCGCGCAAAATCTAGAACACccccaattattattatttttgtatccTGCGAAATATGAATCCATTAGGTACGCACTGTTTCCAAGTGCAGTTGGAAAACATATTCTCAGTTTAGTTTTAGTGtataactagattttgtgcccggtGCGGCTCCGCAGACCATCCACCATCATTTTTTGTTTCTCACCTGGTCGtgcattttctgtttttttgTCGCGTGGCTTCTCCCCGCCTGTCGCGGAGGAGGATTTTTGATTTTGTgactcggcttcgcctcgtccaatcgcttaagatctttgatttgGTGTGGGACTCGTCCCGATGCATGTTTAAGATTTTTTATGTGCATCTCCCTGATTATAAGTCATTGGTATGAGCTTTATGATGTCTTTAAAAATACAGTAGCTTATCGTTCGTTATTGTTCTTGGATAAATATTTGATACATCAATCTTTGTTTATAAGAACGTTACCTATAAGATGACTATCATCTCTAATGCAGGATCCACCATTCTTTGATGATCCAACAGGCTTTTCCATCACCCAGGGCCCAATCATGAAGCTCGCTACTCCTTCCGCTGCAAACTTCCTTTTCTTGCCATCATTCTTGCGTTTTTCGTTCAGACTATAAAATTCATCAATTGCATCCATTAACATCTATTAGAATTGTGGGAATAACATACCCAGCAAGatcatattttcttcaaaaaaGACCAAATCCACCTCCAAATTTATGACCAAAACTTCCAACAGTAGGACATCACCCAGAAAAGAACCCATGTCATGGACTTGACTTGCAAAAAACAGcaagaaaaaaatggaaaaacccTTATCAAAAGTTGGGGCATGTTAATTTTCATGCTCATTATGAAATTAGAAGATTATTTATATCATTTAGACATTAAATTGGTGCAGCCGTCGGGGAAAGGCAAACCATCCTACGTTGTTGGGAGAAAACATAGATTAACAGGAGATAATAAAATAATGACAATGCTTGTGACTGTAAtgatagatatttttttttttatgttctggAGTGCAGTCAAAAATCATCACGGAATTGCTTTTCATGCACACAAACTTAAAATTTGTTAGCATGTTTGCTACACTGAAAAATTAAGTATGAGAACGTAAACAACGTACAGAAAGGAAACagtataaataaaaaaagaacctTTTTTTTATATCACTTCTTGGTCCTTTTTTGGTGTGTGCTTTGCACTGCACTTGCAGAAAGCCCTCTGCCTTTCTTCCTACAATGCACCATCATCAAAGGCATATGAACAGTTGTTACACGTGTATGTCAATTAAGTATACCTTGAACTTCGTAGTCCTAATTTTCTAATAGTTCTCTACATTCATCTTCTCATTGACAATTTAGACCTTTTTTTGTGGCCACGTTATTAGTTCAACGTTCTGATTTTCTAGCTTCAAATCAAATAAACCAAACCTAATAACACATAATTTCGTTTTGTCACCAGTAGCTaaatcttcatttttttcaatacTGTGCTCAATTTAAGTATTAGATTGTGATATTCTGAAATGATAGGTAAGAACGCTATTAACTTGCCTCTCCAGTAGATTGATAAAGGATTTGTTGATCAAAAAAGATACAAAATTAGGTCTTTTTGTAGTTTCAActtagtgtgcattcttgcatttgGAAGATATCCCCTCTGATAGAAGTACTAAATCTTcaaatatatatatgaagataCCTGGAAAGGTTGTTTTTTATACAACAGTTCTGAATCAATCCCATTTTCATCCGCGAGTACTTCATCATCAGCTGCAACATCATCGTGACTGGAAGTGAAAATTAAACTTAGGATAACGTAATAAGTAAAATTCTGCACTAAGAATAAGAATAAGTGATTATGTTTTTAAGTATTGGTACATGGTAATTAAAAGGGTAATGCATTATCGTGTACTCTATATGAAACATACAAAAAATCCAACAAATCTAATCCAATCAATTTTAAAGTAGAATCAAATTTGTATAAAatacaaacaaaacaataaatccCCCATTGCAACTTGGCCACAAAATAGAGAGAAAGTATAAGATTAACAGAGGCAGCGGCTTTGCCATACGATTTGGTTAAACACTTCAATTCTGGGGCCAAACAAAGACAACTTCTTCTCTTCAGACCACTCCAGATCCATTTCCTCTCAAATTCGTAATACAATCCAAACCCATTGCAAAAATGGTGGACTAAACTGGTTGTTCAGGCATTTTGTCGAACGCCTTGTTTGACAGCCATGAATCAATGGCAGTAACCCATTGATTCCTTGTAAAATCGAATTGGACTGAAACCCAATGACTCATATTACTCAATAATCTCAAAAAACTCATCTCAAACATCCACAGAATATCTAaccaaaaacttcatcaaaattcAAATCAAAACTCATATATGTTCATAATAATT
This is a stretch of genomic DNA from Papaver somniferum cultivar HN1 chromosome 1, ASM357369v1, whole genome shotgun sequence. It encodes these proteins:
- the LOC113323811 gene encoding nucleolar complex protein 2 homolog, whose product is MSKLGKKARKFAKKHLPSVMKKRRKQKAMFKKKPRGEKKDGPTHKTLPRKHLDVDDYEDDVAVGDVSLVPVFDGYETDDSIEEGSDSDEFLPETFEGAYDAAGESDDESDEGNDRPLQAQNKELRLELAKQKKKLDRLIEKDPEFAEFLEARANELEQDSDYSDTDEEAETSDQDMVEVDSSIGKPLTTAIIDSWCRLILEEKNLSVLPNLLNAYRAACQYGSGDAIDAFSQRIQSSKTFVKIVNFTLREADNIFRTHLEIPIPDCEKHTVLGLKKTQKWKDSEPLIQSYLSSTIIFLNHVTDSEILAFTLTRLRASTIFFAAFPSLLKKLIKVTVHLWATGEGKVPSASFLIMRDAATQLSLNCLESCLIKTYKAFIARSKFLEPTNLLHIKFLADSLVELYSLDVPRSCSKALVSIQQLATILRQCLHTKEKETMEKIYSWQYINCVDLWVKYVCANVEDNDLQLLVYLIVQIINGVLHLFSGPRHLPLRVKCIQMLNQLSSSSRDFIPVTSLVLDSLEYIGTGKEDAKSAKPFDMSFALKVPKQWLKSRLFQEECVLSVIELLSAHFAQWSYHISFPELAAIPLIRLRKFNEKTTVESLRRPVKRLIDMVEQNVEFVNKKREEVAFSPKDKAAVASFLQEIKVDSKQTPFTQYYTDIIKRSLSRSSVMQSKAAQKKSKKGKANVPKKGTHKENAEKSLDSTQSGRTDGRKRKKGSDESSESTPKKPAAEEKLTTVHHDNTTAEDNATDVSKQVKVSPVVQKSNGRRDVRKAKKMKT